The Daucus carota subsp. sativus chromosome 7, DH1 v3.0, whole genome shotgun sequence genome window below encodes:
- the LOC108193569 gene encoding mitochondrial carrier protein CoAc2 isoform X2, producing MSRKTRDEREEERGLFWDGVIEGMPLFAKELIAGGVAGGVAKTLVAPLERVKILFQTRRAEYHSVGLLGSFNKIAKTEGPLGFYRGNGASVARIVPYAALHYMAYEQYRRWIAYSFPEIGGGPILDLVAGSFSGGTAVLFTYPLDLVRTKLAYQVVGTSKLNVKGIIPSEEAYKGILDCFSKTYRGAGFRGLYRGVGLLGQTFTYPLDVVRRQMQVQQLSPSNSQEMKGTMDSLVMIVRKQGYKQLFSGLSINYLKVVPSVAIGFTVYDTMKAFLRVPSRDEAGIVVTNQTSNKQASLQS from the exons ATGTCGAGAAAGACGAGAGATGAAAGAGAGGAGGAGAGGGGTTTGTTCTGGGATGGGGTTATAGAGGGAATGCCTCTGTTTGCTAAAGAATTGATTGCTGGTGGCGTGGCTGGGGGCGTTGCAAAAACTCTCGTCGCTCCTCTTGAACGTGTCAAGATTTTGTTTCAG ACTAGAAGAGCAGAATACCACAGTGTTGGGCTTTTAGGCTCCTTTAATAAGATTGCTAAAACAGAAGGACCACTTGGCTTTTATag GGGGAATGGAGCAAGTGTTGCTCGAATTGTTCCATATGCAGCACTGCACTATATGGCTTATGAGCAATACAGGCGGTGGATTGCATACAGCTTTCCTGAAATTGGAGGAGGTCCCATTCTTGATCTTGTGGCAGGATCTTTTTCTGGAGGCACGGCTGTTCTCTTTACCTACCCACTTGATTTGGTTAGGACCAAATTGGCTTATCAG GTTGTGGGAACCAGTAAATTGAATGTTAAAGGGATTATTCCCTCTGAAGAAGCTTATAAAGGAATATTGGATTGCTTTTCCAAGACTTATAGAGGGGCTGGATTTAGAGGCTTATATCGTGGTGTGG GTTTACTGGGTCAGACTTTCACTTATCCTCTTGATGTCGTTAGGCGGCAAATGCAG GTCCAGCAACTCTCGCCTTCTAATAGCCAAGAAATGAAAGGCACGATGGATAGTCTTGTTATGATAGTACGAAAGCAAGGATACAAGCAATTATTTTCTGGGCTTAGTATTAATTACCTGAAG GTTGTACCATCAGTTGCAATTGGCTTTACTGTTTATGATACAATGAAAGCATTCCTAAGAGTTCCATCTCGAGATGAAGCTGGCATAGTAGTGACAAATCAAACAAGCAACAAACAGGCGTCCTTGCAGTCCTAG
- the LOC108193569 gene encoding mitochondrial carrier protein CoAc2 isoform X1, whose product MSRKTRDEREEERGLFWDGVIEGMPLFAKELIAGGVAGGVAKTLVAPLERVKILFQTRRAEYHSVGLLGSFNKIAKTEGPLGFYRGNGASVARIVPYAALHYMAYEQYRRWIAYSFPEIGGGPILDLVAGSFSGGTAVLFTYPLDLVRTKLAYQVVGTSKLNVKGIIPSEEAYKGILDCFSKTYRGAGFRGLYRGVAPSLYGIFPYAGLKFYFYEEMKSRVPEEHKKGIMVKLVCGSIAGLLGQTFTYPLDVVRRQMQVQQLSPSNSQEMKGTMDSLVMIVRKQGYKQLFSGLSINYLKVVPSVAIGFTVYDTMKAFLRVPSRDEAGIVVTNQTSNKQASLQS is encoded by the exons ATGTCGAGAAAGACGAGAGATGAAAGAGAGGAGGAGAGGGGTTTGTTCTGGGATGGGGTTATAGAGGGAATGCCTCTGTTTGCTAAAGAATTGATTGCTGGTGGCGTGGCTGGGGGCGTTGCAAAAACTCTCGTCGCTCCTCTTGAACGTGTCAAGATTTTGTTTCAG ACTAGAAGAGCAGAATACCACAGTGTTGGGCTTTTAGGCTCCTTTAATAAGATTGCTAAAACAGAAGGACCACTTGGCTTTTATag GGGGAATGGAGCAAGTGTTGCTCGAATTGTTCCATATGCAGCACTGCACTATATGGCTTATGAGCAATACAGGCGGTGGATTGCATACAGCTTTCCTGAAATTGGAGGAGGTCCCATTCTTGATCTTGTGGCAGGATCTTTTTCTGGAGGCACGGCTGTTCTCTTTACCTACCCACTTGATTTGGTTAGGACCAAATTGGCTTATCAG GTTGTGGGAACCAGTAAATTGAATGTTAAAGGGATTATTCCCTCTGAAGAAGCTTATAAAGGAATATTGGATTGCTTTTCCAAGACTTATAGAGGGGCTGGATTTAGAGGCTTATATCGTGGTGTGG CTCCATCATTGTATGGGATATTTCCATACGCGGGGTTGAAATTTTACTTCTACGAGGAAATGAAAAGTCGTGTTCCAGAAGAACACAAAAAGGGTATAATGGTGAAACTTGTATGTGGATCTATTGCAGGTTTACTGGGTCAGACTTTCACTTATCCTCTTGATGTCGTTAGGCGGCAAATGCAG GTCCAGCAACTCTCGCCTTCTAATAGCCAAGAAATGAAAGGCACGATGGATAGTCTTGTTATGATAGTACGAAAGCAAGGATACAAGCAATTATTTTCTGGGCTTAGTATTAATTACCTGAAG GTTGTACCATCAGTTGCAATTGGCTTTACTGTTTATGATACAATGAAAGCATTCCTAAGAGTTCCATCTCGAGATGAAGCTGGCATAGTAGTGACAAATCAAACAAGCAACAAACAGGCGTCCTTGCAGTCCTAG
- the LOC108193143 gene encoding uncharacterized protein LOC108193143 isoform X2 — protein MMYYRNYANHNKNPFEMANRFASILTGKSLSLSSTATSPSILIFNSISLPQFSNKLSKRVGLFNYNKRPRRVVLGLGVAFWAQFLNMAGHFGGKSFLASARQKSEVDKILENVEWPEQFPFKEEDFQRFDESPDTVFYDAPRFVTHIDDPAIAALTKYYSQVFPPSNTPGIAILDMCSSWVSHFPAGYKQERIAGMGLNDEELKRNPVSVDYLTKPLDVFKEMNRVLKPDGLAIMSFSNRCFWTKAISIWTSTSDADHVMIVGSYFHYAGGFEPPKAMDISPNPGRTDPMYIVYSKKLST, from the exons ATGATGTACTATCGTAACTATGCTAATCATAACAAAAACCCATTTGAAATGGCCAACCGTTTTGCCTCTATTTTAACTGGCAAATCTCTTTCCTTATCCTCTACAGCTACTTCACCTAgcattctaatttttaattctatTTCTTTACCACAGTTTTCCAACAAATTAAGCAAAAGGGTTGGTCTTTTTAACTATAATAAGAGACCCCGTCGTGTAGTTTTGGGACTTGGGGTTGCGTTTTGGGCACAGTTCCTTAATATGGCGGGTCATTTTGGCGGCAAATCCTTCTTGGCTTCAGCCAGACAAAAGAGTGAAGTTGATAAG ATACTAGAGAATGTGGAGTGGCCTGAGCAGTTTCCTTTCAAGGAAGAGGACTTTCAGCGTTTTGATGA GTCACCGGACACGGTTTTCTATGATGCTCCACGATTTGTGACACATATAGATGATCCAGCCATTGCTGCACTCACCAAATATTACTCACAGGTGTTTCCTCCCAGTAACACCCCAGGAATAGCTATCCTTGACATGTGCAGCAGTTGG GTTAGTCATTTTCCTGCAGGATATAAGCAAGAACGGATAGCAGGAATGGGTCTGAATGATGAAGAGTTGAAACGTAATCCG GTCAGTGTTGACTATCTGACAAAGCCTTTGGATGTTTTCAAGGAGATGAACCGTGTCCTGAAGCCAGATGGTCTGGCTATAATGAG CTTTTCCAATCGTTGCTTTTGGACAAAGGCAATCTCGATCTGGACGTCAACTAGTGATGCTGATCATGTTATGATAGTTGGATCTTATTTCCATTATGCTGGAGGGTTTGAACCTCCTAAG GCTATGGATATATCACCAAACCCTGGTCGTACAGATCCGATGTATATTGTGTATTCCAAAAAGCTATCTACTTGA
- the LOC108193143 gene encoding uncharacterized protein LOC108193143 isoform X1: protein MMYYRNYANHNKNPFEMANRFASILTGKSLSLSSTATSPSILIFNSISLPQFSNKLSKRVGLFNYNKRPRRVVLGLGVAFWAQFLNMAGHFGGKSFLASARQKSEVDKILENVEWPEQFPFKEEDFQRFDESPDTVFYDAPRFVTHIDDPAIAALTKYYSQVFPPSNTPGIAILDMCSSWVSHFPAGYKQERIAGMGLNDEELKRNPVLTEYVVQDLNTNPRLPFEENSFDVITNVVSVDYLTKPLDVFKEMNRVLKPDGLAIMSFSNRCFWTKAISIWTSTSDADHVMIVGSYFHYAGGFEPPKAMDISPNPGRTDPMYIVYSKKLST from the exons ATGATGTACTATCGTAACTATGCTAATCATAACAAAAACCCATTTGAAATGGCCAACCGTTTTGCCTCTATTTTAACTGGCAAATCTCTTTCCTTATCCTCTACAGCTACTTCACCTAgcattctaatttttaattctatTTCTTTACCACAGTTTTCCAACAAATTAAGCAAAAGGGTTGGTCTTTTTAACTATAATAAGAGACCCCGTCGTGTAGTTTTGGGACTTGGGGTTGCGTTTTGGGCACAGTTCCTTAATATGGCGGGTCATTTTGGCGGCAAATCCTTCTTGGCTTCAGCCAGACAAAAGAGTGAAGTTGATAAG ATACTAGAGAATGTGGAGTGGCCTGAGCAGTTTCCTTTCAAGGAAGAGGACTTTCAGCGTTTTGATGA GTCACCGGACACGGTTTTCTATGATGCTCCACGATTTGTGACACATATAGATGATCCAGCCATTGCTGCACTCACCAAATATTACTCACAGGTGTTTCCTCCCAGTAACACCCCAGGAATAGCTATCCTTGACATGTGCAGCAGTTGG GTTAGTCATTTTCCTGCAGGATATAAGCAAGAACGGATAGCAGGAATGGGTCTGAATGATGAAGAGTTGAAACGTAATCCG GTTCTGACCGAGTATGTTGTGCAAGACTTGAACACTAACCCTAGACTTCCATTTGAAGAAAATTCCTTTGATGTTATTACAAATGTG GTCAGTGTTGACTATCTGACAAAGCCTTTGGATGTTTTCAAGGAGATGAACCGTGTCCTGAAGCCAGATGGTCTGGCTATAATGAG CTTTTCCAATCGTTGCTTTTGGACAAAGGCAATCTCGATCTGGACGTCAACTAGTGATGCTGATCATGTTATGATAGTTGGATCTTATTTCCATTATGCTGGAGGGTTTGAACCTCCTAAG GCTATGGATATATCACCAAACCCTGGTCGTACAGATCCGATGTATATTGTGTATTCCAAAAAGCTATCTACTTGA
- the LOC108193376 gene encoding protein EFFECTOR OF TRANSCRIPTION 2: MGAFPRLKREDYTRTKHDSAFSDWKILIGPSDWEDHLLNKDGAERYRTQNLPNCCSCPGLYELGIAVSRPRTGREFDKLNSNNIIPVYVGQANNVRTRLQRYGREGAHLEKGFPNTELNDSEGLQLFTEIFSRGFPIVYRWAPMKSKKVAEETEASLLGVFDYAWNRGGNGARRPNAIFHKLDRSISSAAWSHPIIRRLQSFRQKEVGLKIITHQDESDAYSEQASKNIISRIFKFGRSRPTLVSDRFKVDKDGNNMCGVALGQGYICTSPPVYGRKRCSEHKGMKVNSSKCTSEMNSLLKSAANNPFYVDHSGTLKLQHQNCVADEKMSFTCGLVMPDGSLCAREPVRGRKRCEEHKGRRINKTFLKLVREEKTHNLEIPGLDLRTLSGDNETNKTVKHQSSCSSERCIVSIHEASAQEESPTCGAKTRNGSFCKRKPGKNSKRCWQHHDKSSDK; this comes from the exons ATGGGCGCGTTTCCTAGATTAAAGAGAGAGGATTACACCCGCACCAAACATGATTCTGCTTTCTCTGATTGgaag ATTCTTATTGGGCCATCTGATTGGGAAGATCATTTACTGAATAAAGATGGAGCAGAAAGATATAGGACCCAAAATCTCCCAAATTGCTGTTCTTGTCCAGGACTTTATGAGCTTGGGATAGCTGTATCACGCCCTCGGACCGGACGAGAATTTGACAAGCTAAACAGCAACAACATAATTCCTGTTTACGTAGGACAAGCCAACAATGTTAGAACTAGACTACAAAGATATGGCCGCGAAGGTGCTCATTTGGAAAAGGGATTTCCAAATACTGAGCTGAATGACAGCGAAGGGCTTCAATTATTTACCGAAATATTTTCAAGGGGATTTCCTATAGTCTATAGATGGGCACCT ATGAAAAGTAAAAAGGTTGCCGAGGAAACAGAAGCCAGCCTTCTTGGCGTGTTCGATTATGCATGGAACAGAGGTGGTAATGGTGCTCGTCGTCCAAATGCAATATTCCATAAACTTGATCGAAGTATATCAAGTGCTGCTTGGTCTCATCCTATTATTAGGAGGCTACAAAGTTTCCGACAGAAGGAAGTGGGTCTCAAAATCATTACTCATCAAGACGAATCAGATGCCTACAGTGAGCAAGCTAGCAAAAACATTATAtctagaatttttaaatttggcaGATCACGGCCAACATTAGTTTCAGATAGGTTCAAAGTGGACAAGGATGGTAATAATATGTGTGGTGTGGCATTAGGTCAAGGATACATTTGTACAAGCCCTCCAGTATATGGTAGAAAGAGATGCAGTGAACACAAAGGAATGAAAGTCAACAGCTCCAAGTGCACGTCCGAGATGAACTCACTATTAAAAAGTGCAGCAAATAATCCCTTTTATGTTGATCACTCGGGTACGCTAAAGCTTCAACATCAAAATTGTGTTGCTGATGAGAAGATGTCTTTTACCTGTGGACTAGTGATGCCTGATGGCTCTCTCTGTGCAAGGGAACCTGTACGTGGGAGAAAAAGGTGTGAGGAACATAAAGGAAGGAGGATAAACAAAACCTTTTTGAAACTAGTTAGAGAAGAGAAAACACATAACTTAGAAATTCCAGGTTTGGATCTGCGAACTCTTAGTGGTGATAATGAGACGAATAAAACTGTTAAACATCAGTCCTCTTGTAGCTCGGAGAGGTGTATTGTCAGTATTCATGAAGCATCTGCTCAAGAAGAATCGCCTACCTGTGGGGCAAAGACTCGTAATGGTTCCTTTTGCAAAAGGAAGCCGGGAAAAAATAGTAAAAGGTGTTGGCAACATCATGACAAGAGTTCTGATAAGTGA
- the LOC108193377 gene encoding pentatricopeptide repeat-containing protein At2g15690, mitochondrial: MESLVPKTSVLSFVCIPVPRPSFFCSSQNNLTYKHISINSALSNKSRNKSLKSSNPSLSNPLATNADLIGLCRQGKIEQALDSLSLGVQVERPVFELLLDSCKNSRALDLGKKVHKLLIRSPFNGDVELNYNLIEMYMKCGSMRDARRVFDRMRERNMWSWHLMIYGYASNGQGDDGLLLFEKMKEMGLRPNEDTFVLVLLACAASEAVEECLVYFKSMKNDYGIVPGYEHYLGVVDVLGKSGHLNEAVEFVDNMPVEPTAEIWEALVNLSRLHGDIELEDRAEEMLASFDPSRERVDKLPVPLPKRHSVPNMLQVNNKVSEYRCLNPYKGNRYENFKGLNGQMREAGYVPDTRYVLHDIDQEAKEQALMYHSERLAIAYGLISTPARTTLRIIKNLRICGDCHNAIKIMSMIVGRELIVRDNKRFHHFRDGICSCGDYW; the protein is encoded by the coding sequence ATGGAATCTCTGGTGCCAAAAACCTCAGTTCTTTCATTTGTCTGCATTCCAGTTCCAAGACCCTCCTTCTTCTGTTCATCCCAAAACAATCTCACTTATAAACATATCTCCATTAACTCGGCACTTTCGAACAAAAGCCGCAATAAATCTCTTAAATCCTCAAACCCATCCCTCTCAAACCCCCTAGCAACTAATGCTGATTTGATTGGTTTGTGCCGACAAGGTAAGATTGAACAAGCCCTCGACTCCTTGTCTCTTGGTGTTCAAGTGGAACGTCCTGTTTTCGAGCTTCTTTTGGATTCTTGCAAGAATTCGAGGGCTCTTGACTTGGGAAAGAAGGTTCATAAATTGTTGATCCGGTCGCCTTTTAATGGCGATGTTGAGttgaattataatttgattGAGATGTATATGAAATGTGGGAGTATGAGAGATGCACGGAGGGTGTTTGATAGAATGCGGGAGAGGAATATGTGGTCTTGGcatttgatgatatatgggtaTGCGAGTAATGGGCAGGGTGATGATGGGTTGCTGTTGTTTGAGAAAATGAAGGAGATGGGGTTGCGACCAAATGAGGATACTTTCGTGCTTGTTCTTTTGGCTTGTGCTGCTTCGGAAGCTGTTGAAGAGtgtttagtgtattttaagtcgATGAAGAATGACTACGGGATTGTTCCAGGATATGAGCATTATTTAGGCGTGGTTGATGTTCTTGGAAAATCTGGTCACTTGAATGAAGCTGTGGAATTTGTAGACAATATGCCAGTTGAGCCCACAGCTGAAATTTGGGAAGCTTTGGTAAATCTTTCACGACTACACGGGGATATTGAGCTTGAAGATCGAGCTGAGGAGATGTTGGCATCTTTTGATCCCTCTAGAGAAAGAGTTGATAAGCTCCCTGTGCCTCTGCCAAAGAGGCATTCAGTGCCAAATATGCTTCAAGTGAACAATAAGGTTAGTGAATATCGGTGTTTGAATCCATATAAGGGAAATCGTTATGAAAACTTCAAAGGCCTGAATGGGCAGATGAGAGAAGCTGGGTATGTGCCAGACACGAGATATGTGCTTCATGATATTGATCAGGAGGCTAAAGAACAGGCCTTGATGTATCACAGTGAACGTTTGGCTATTGCGTATGGTTTGATTAGTACTCCGGCAAGAACCACTCTTAGGATCATCAAGAACTTGAGAATATGTGGTGACTGTCACAATGCAATAAAAATAATGTCCATGATTGTCGGCAGGGAACTGATTGTACGTGATAATAAAAGATTCCATCACTTCAGAGACGGTATATGCTCATGTGGAGATTACTGGTAA
- the LOC108193668 gene encoding cytidine deaminase 1 has translation MDDPRFVIEASEAESMAKKYGVSVPELLPRLVKSAQTLARPPTSNYHVAAVGLSSDGRIFIGVNIEFPGVPLHHSIHAEQFLVTNHALHNSPRLLYIAVSSAPCGHCRQFLQELRQAGEIQILITSEPQKDVIYKPLLSLLPSPFGPTDLLDQQTPLILESHDNGLCLMQNKNLANGVDQDCEKLKSLALEAANHSHAPYTHCPSGVALMDVNGNVFKGCYMESAAYNPSLGPVQAALVAFIASAGASYHDIVAAVLVEKEEAAVRQEDTARLLLKMVAPDCDFRVFHCCSSLNGCV, from the coding sequence ATGGATGATCCAAGATTTGTGATCGAAGCTAGCGAAGCTGAATCAATGGCCAAAAAGTACGGGGTTTCAGTCCCTGAACTCCTCCCTAGGCTGGTGAAATCAGCTCAGACACTCGCCCGTCCCCCCACTTCCAACTACCACGTCGCCGCCGTCGGATTATCCTCCGATGGCCGGATCTTCATCGGCGTCAATATCGAATTCCCCGGCGTCCCTCTCCACCACTCGATCCATGCTGAACAGTTTCTTGTCACCAATCACGCCCTTCATAACTCTCCGCGCCTTTTGTATATCGCTGTTTCTTCTGCCCCTTGTGGCCATTGCCGCCAGTTTCTCCAAGAACTCCGGCAGGCCGGAGAGATTCAAATCTTGATCACATCGGAGCCTCAGAAAGATGTGATTTATAAGCCTCTTTTGTCATTACTGCCCAGCCCATTTGGCCCAACTGACCTTTTGGATCAGCAAACGCCTTTGATTCTTGAGAGTCATGATAATGGCTTGTGTTTGATGCAAAACAAGAATTTGGCAAATGGGGTTGATCAAGATTGCGAAAAGTTGAAATCTTTGGCTTTGGAAGCTGCTAATCATTCTCATGCTCCTTATACTCATTGTCCATCTGGTGTGGCTTTGATGGATGTCAATGGGAATGTTTTTAAGGGTTGTTATATGGAATCAGCAGCTTATAATCCTAGTTTGGGTCCCGTGCAAGCCGCATTGGTGGCTTTCATCGCTAGTGCTGGTGCTTCTTATCATGACATTGTTGCTGCCGTGCTTGTTGAGAAGGAAGAGGCAGCGGTTAGGCAAGAAGATACTGCTAGATTGTTGTTGAAGATGGTCGCACCTGATTGTGATTTTCGGGTTTTTCATTGTTGTTCCTCACTGAATGGATGTGTATAA